In the genome of Streptomyces collinus, one region contains:
- a CDS encoding nucleotidyltransferase family protein, whose product MTEAILLVGGKGTRLRPLTVHTPKPMVPAAGVPFLTHQLARARAAGVEHIVLATSYLAEVFEPYFGDGSALGLHIEYVTEEEPLGTGGAIRNVASRLHSGPDDPVLIFNGDILTGLDIRALVDTHETTGADVSLHLTKVTDPRAYGLVPTDDTGRVLAFLEKPQTPEEIVTDQINAGAYVFRRSVIDAIPLGRPVSVERETFPGLLSAGAHLQGMVDSTYWLDLGTPAAFVRGSADLVLGRAPSPAVPGRCGDRLVLPTAQVASDAKLSGGTVVGEGAFVAEGARIFGSTILPGAVIEPGAVITDSLIGTRARVGRRSVLTGTVIGDGAVIGPDNELLEGARIWCDARIPAGAVRFSSDQ is encoded by the coding sequence GTGACAGAAGCGATCCTCCTGGTCGGCGGCAAGGGCACGCGGCTGCGCCCGCTCACGGTGCACACGCCCAAGCCCATGGTCCCGGCGGCCGGGGTGCCCTTCCTCACGCACCAGCTGGCGAGAGCGAGAGCGGCCGGTGTCGAGCACATCGTCCTGGCCACGTCCTATCTGGCCGAGGTCTTCGAGCCGTACTTCGGTGACGGCTCCGCGCTCGGACTGCACATCGAGTACGTCACGGAGGAGGAGCCGCTCGGCACGGGCGGCGCCATCCGTAACGTGGCCTCGCGGCTGCACTCCGGCCCCGACGACCCGGTCCTGATCTTCAACGGGGACATCCTGACGGGCCTCGACATCCGGGCCCTGGTCGACACCCACGAGACCACGGGCGCGGACGTCTCGCTGCACCTCACCAAGGTCACCGACCCGCGCGCCTACGGCCTCGTCCCCACCGACGACACGGGCAGGGTGCTGGCGTTCCTGGAGAAGCCGCAGACGCCCGAGGAGATCGTCACCGACCAGATCAACGCGGGGGCGTACGTCTTCCGCCGCTCGGTCATCGACGCCATCCCGCTCGGCAGGCCGGTGTCGGTGGAACGCGAGACCTTCCCGGGCCTGCTGTCGGCCGGTGCCCACCTCCAGGGCATGGTCGACTCGACGTACTGGCTGGACCTGGGCACCCCGGCGGCCTTCGTCCGCGGCTCGGCGGACCTGGTCCTCGGCCGTGCCCCGTCGCCCGCCGTGCCCGGCCGCTGCGGCGACCGCCTGGTCCTGCCGACGGCCCAGGTCGCCTCCGACGCCAAGCTGTCGGGCGGCACGGTGGTGGGCGAGGGCGCGTTCGTCGCGGAGGGCGCGCGGATCTTCGGCAGCACGATCCTGCCCGGCGCGGTCATCGAACCTGGTGCGGTCATCACCGACTCCCTCATCGGCACCCGGGCCCGCGTCGGCCGGCGCTCGGTCCTGACGGGCACGGTCATAGGCGACGGCGCGGTGATCGGCCCCGACAACGAACTCCTGGAGGGCGCCCGCATATGGTGCGACGCCCGCATCCCAGCGGGAGCGGTCCGCTTCTCATCGGACCAGTAG
- a CDS encoding LCP family protein yields the protein MAQSDVRGGGTRRESGGGLAQDERPGTAASAAGGGAEGGGGQGRRRGRRRGGGRRIVRWFALVLSVLILGTAGAGYLYYRHLNGNIDKGKRNSGESDVEKTGPNAAGQTPLNILLIGSDSRNSAENLKLGGSRDNVGSKPLADVQMLLHVSADRESASVVSIPRDTRVDIPKCVDPDTGETYPAKNTIINETLQRGGPGCTLATWQNLTGVYIDHWMMVDFAGVVDMADAVGGVPVCVNQNVWDRPLSGQRGGSGLKLKAGTHKVQGKEALQWLRTRHAWGSDPLRAKAQHMYMNAMIRTLKEQNVFTDTGRLMGLAEAGTKALTVSEEIGTVKELYDVGMQLKSVPTNRITMTTMPWIEDPLNRNHLVPKPEDADKMWAMLRDDVSFDKAGKARAATAPGPSPASVKATGPAAAPAAGLSVTVVNGTASDERPAVPQRAAAIVAALQQEGFTQAVAASRQDPHARTQVTYPKSTGEQGRANALSVAKAVGIPSSQVRATDDVTTTLTIGSDWREGTAYPEQKAPKAGDLPDSADALSADKPECMDVYRPYRW from the coding sequence ATGGCGCAGAGTGACGTGCGCGGAGGCGGCACCCGACGCGAGTCGGGCGGCGGCCTGGCCCAGGACGAACGTCCGGGGACGGCGGCGTCCGCCGCGGGCGGGGGCGCGGAGGGCGGAGGCGGCCAGGGCCGTCGGCGCGGGCGGCGGCGCGGCGGCGGACGCCGGATAGTGCGCTGGTTCGCGCTCGTGCTGTCCGTACTGATACTCGGGACGGCCGGCGCCGGATACCTCTACTACCGCCACCTCAACGGCAACATCGACAAGGGCAAACGCAACAGCGGCGAGTCCGACGTCGAGAAGACCGGGCCCAACGCGGCGGGCCAGACCCCCCTCAACATCCTGCTGATCGGTTCCGACAGCCGGAACTCCGCGGAGAACCTCAAGCTCGGCGGCAGCAGGGACAACGTCGGCAGCAAGCCCCTGGCGGACGTGCAGATGCTCCTGCATGTCTCGGCGGACCGCGAGAGCGCGTCCGTGGTGAGCATCCCGCGGGACACCCGGGTGGACATCCCCAAGTGCGTCGACCCCGACACCGGGGAGACCTACCCGGCCAAGAACACGATCATCAACGAGACGCTCCAGCGCGGCGGCCCGGGCTGCACGCTGGCCACCTGGCAGAACCTGACCGGCGTGTACATCGACCACTGGATGATGGTCGACTTCGCCGGAGTGGTGGACATGGCGGACGCCGTCGGCGGTGTCCCGGTCTGCGTCAACCAGAACGTGTGGGACCGGCCGCTGTCCGGCCAGCGCGGCGGCTCCGGGCTGAAGCTGAAGGCCGGCACGCACAAGGTGCAGGGCAAGGAGGCGCTGCAGTGGCTGCGCACCCGTCACGCCTGGGGCAGTGACCCGCTGCGCGCCAAGGCGCAGCACATGTACATGAACGCGATGATCCGGACGCTGAAGGAACAGAACGTCTTCACCGACACCGGCCGTCTGATGGGTCTGGCCGAGGCGGGCACGAAGGCGCTGACGGTGTCCGAGGAGATCGGCACGGTCAAGGAGCTGTACGACGTCGGCATGCAGCTGAAGTCGGTCCCGACCAACCGCATCACGATGACGACGATGCCGTGGATCGAGGACCCCCTGAACCGCAACCACCTGGTGCCCAAGCCGGAGGACGCCGACAAGATGTGGGCGATGCTCCGCGACGACGTCTCCTTCGACAAGGCCGGAAAGGCACGCGCGGCCACGGCCCCGGGTCCGTCCCCGGCGTCGGTGAAGGCCACGGGTCCGGCCGCGGCGCCGGCCGCGGGGCTGTCGGTCACCGTCGTCAACGGGACGGCGAGCGACGAGCGGCCCGCCGTTCCGCAACGGGCCGCCGCGATCGTGGCGGCGCTGCAGCAGGAGGGCTTCACCCAGGCCGTCGCCGCGAGCCGGCAGGACCCGCACGCCCGGACCCAGGTGACGTACCCGAAGAGCACGGGCGAGCAGGGCCGCGCCAACGCGCTGTCGGTGGCGAAGGCGGTCGGCATCCCGAGCAGCCAGGTGCGGGCCACGGACGACGTCACCACCACGCTGACGATCGGCAGCGACTGGCGGGAGGGCACGGCCTACCCCGAGCAGAAGGCGCCAAAGGCGGGCGACCTGCCCGACTCCGCGGACGCGCTGAGCGCGGACAAGCCGGAGTGCATGGACGTGTACAGGCCCTACCGGTGGTGA
- a CDS encoding DNA-3-methyladenine glycosylase family protein, translated as MAGRFAQRPTLPHSPKGVGGTPMPVRGGQVAVPAGVPRQAAGPGRVRAWVPDGPLDLGLVLGPLRRGPGDPTFRATPDGSVWRTSLTPAGPGTLRVCAYGDGVRGEAWGPGAEWLLEGLPELLGAADDPSAFVPRHRLLASARHRRPGLRLTRSGLVLESLIPSILEQKVTTDEAYRAWRLLVRKFGEPAPGPAPARMYVMPAPRTWALIPSWEWHRAGVDNKRASTILRAVRVAARLEQAVGMEPGAARARLELVPGVGPWTSAETVQRSHGAADEVTVGDLHLPGIVGWALAGDRDADDAVMLELLEPYAGQRHRAARLILLSGRVPARRAPKMPRWDIGQL; from the coding sequence ATGGCAGGACGGTTCGCTCAGCGGCCCACACTCCCCCACAGCCCGAAAGGCGTGGGAGGTACCCCCATGCCTGTGCGCGGCGGGCAGGTCGCCGTGCCCGCGGGTGTGCCCCGGCAGGCGGCGGGGCCCGGCCGGGTGCGCGCGTGGGTGCCGGACGGGCCGCTGGATCTCGGCCTGGTCCTCGGGCCGCTGCGGCGCGGGCCCGGCGACCCGACGTTCCGGGCGACACCGGACGGATCCGTGTGGCGGACCAGCCTCACTCCGGCCGGCCCGGGGACGCTCCGGGTGTGCGCGTACGGCGATGGGGTGCGCGGGGAGGCCTGGGGGCCCGGGGCGGAGTGGCTGCTGGAGGGATTGCCCGAGCTGCTCGGGGCCGCGGACGATCCGTCGGCGTTCGTGCCGCGGCACCGGCTGCTGGCGTCGGCCCGGCACCGGCGGCCGGGGTTGCGGCTGACGCGGAGCGGGCTGGTGCTGGAGTCGCTGATCCCCTCGATCCTGGAGCAGAAGGTCACGACCGACGAGGCGTACCGGGCGTGGCGGCTGCTGGTGCGGAAGTTCGGGGAGCCGGCGCCGGGGCCCGCGCCCGCGCGGATGTACGTGATGCCGGCGCCTCGGACGTGGGCGCTGATTCCGTCGTGGGAGTGGCATCGGGCCGGGGTCGACAACAAGCGGGCGTCGACGATCCTGCGTGCCGTGCGGGTTGCCGCGCGGCTGGAGCAGGCGGTGGGGATGGAGCCCGGGGCGGCCCGGGCGCGGCTGGAGCTGGTGCCGGGGGTCGGGCCGTGGACCTCCGCGGAGACGGTGCAGCGCAGTCATGGGGCGGCGGACGAGGTGACGGTGGGGGATCTGCATCTGCCCGGGATCGTGGGGTGGGCGCTGGCCGGGGACCGGGATGCGGATGACGCGGTGATGCTGGAGCTGCTGGAGCCGTATGCGGGGCAGCGGCATCGGGCGGCCCGGTTGATTCTGCTGAGCGGGAGGGTGCCGGCGCGGCGGGCGCCGAAGATGCCTCGGTGGGACATCGGGCAGTTGTGA
- a CDS encoding peptidoglycan recognition protein family protein, with the protein MRGFLASSIGVTCAAALALPLTPPALAATARPVPASEAATTARPGPHAGTPATTPAGRRVAEPYAAGSTQSLPLEPLTRNRATPSAPSSAEQGLPRRAVRHFSLVGVVWDDPTAELHGRVQVRTRDAGTGTWSGWQDVETHNADHAADPDTTERASGRVRGATAPLWVGDSDGVEVRVRSGAGHSAEQTPDARDLPAAPPLPSGLRLELVDPGEDDGASSGDEEESRAAGAPNAETSARTEASTANAGLVALGATEIAALSRARAEQEYLALDPGGLTEQQRQAKPYVGPRPGIVTRRGWGANEGLRESGFRYTKKVKAAFVHHTASGNNYRCSQVPSLIRSIYRYHVKSMGWRDIGYNFLIDKCGKIYEGRAGGVAKPVLGAHTLGFNSNSMGIAVLGSYGATKPSNSAVKAIARLTAWKLGLYRVNPKGKTYLTSAGSNLHRKGKKVRLNVISGHRDGFKTECPGRKLYGKLGSARSKAARYQGR; encoded by the coding sequence ATGCGTGGATTCCTTGCTTCCTCGATCGGTGTCACCTGTGCGGCCGCTCTGGCCCTTCCCCTCACCCCTCCCGCCCTCGCGGCGACGGCGAGACCGGTGCCGGCCTCAGAAGCCGCGACGACGGCGAGACCCGGGCCCCACGCGGGGACCCCGGCCACGACCCCGGCCGGCCGGCGGGTGGCCGAACCGTACGCCGCCGGCAGCACCCAGTCCCTCCCCCTCGAACCCCTCACCCGCAACCGCGCCACTCCCTCCGCACCCTCCTCCGCCGAGCAGGGCCTGCCCCGCCGGGCCGTACGCCACTTCTCCCTCGTGGGCGTCGTCTGGGACGACCCCACCGCCGAACTGCACGGCCGCGTCCAGGTCCGCACCCGCGACGCCGGCACCGGCACCTGGTCGGGCTGGCAGGACGTGGAGACCCACAACGCCGACCACGCCGCCGACCCGGACACCACCGAGAGGGCCTCGGGCCGCGTCCGCGGTGCCACCGCCCCGCTGTGGGTGGGCGACTCCGACGGCGTGGAAGTCCGGGTCCGCTCCGGGGCCGGCCACTCGGCGGAGCAGACCCCGGACGCTCGCGATCTGCCCGCGGCGCCCCCGCTGCCCTCCGGCCTCCGCCTCGAACTCGTCGATCCCGGCGAGGACGACGGCGCATCCTCCGGCGACGAGGAGGAGTCCCGCGCCGCCGGCGCCCCGAACGCCGAGACCTCCGCCCGCACCGAAGCCTCCACCGCCAACGCCGGCCTCGTCGCCCTCGGCGCCACCGAGATCGCGGCACTGAGCCGCGCCCGGGCCGAGCAGGAGTACCTCGCCCTCGACCCCGGCGGGCTGACGGAGCAGCAGCGGCAGGCCAAGCCGTACGTCGGCCCGCGCCCGGGTATCGTCACGCGGCGCGGCTGGGGGGCGAACGAGGGGTTGCGCGAGAGCGGCTTCCGGTACACGAAGAAGGTCAAGGCGGCCTTCGTGCACCACACGGCCAGCGGCAACAACTACCGCTGCTCGCAGGTCCCGTCACTCATTCGCAGTATCTACCGCTACCACGTCAAGAGCATGGGATGGCGGGACATCGGCTACAACTTCCTCATCGACAAGTGCGGAAAGATCTACGAGGGCCGCGCCGGGGGCGTGGCGAAACCGGTCCTCGGCGCGCACACCCTGGGTTTCAACAGCAACAGCATGGGGATCGCCGTCCTCGGGTCGTACGGTGCCACGAAGCCGTCGAATTCGGCGGTCAAGGCCATCGCCCGGCTGACCGCCTGGAAGCTGGGGCTGTACCGGGTGAACCCGAAGGGGAAGACGTACCTGACGTCGGCCGGCAGCAATCTCCACCGGAAGGGCAAGAAGGTACGGCTGAACGTGATCTCGGGGCACCGGGACGGCTTCAAGACCGAGTGCCCGGGACGCAAGCTCTACGGAAAGCTCGGCTCGGCCCGCTCCAAGGCGGCCCGCTACCAGGGCCGCTGA
- a CDS encoding TIGR03089 family protein: protein MNATDRTPADLLGSALAADPGRPLVTFYDDATGERVELSVATFANWVAKTANLLQDELSVEPGDRVALLLPAHWQTAVWLLACASVGVVADVSGDARAADVVVSGPDRLEEARACSGVRIAMALRPLGGRFPQAPEGFTDYAVEVPGQGDRFVPYAPVDPEGPALIVAGREFSGAEVVERARAEATALGLTGPGSRILSALPYDTWDGLNAGLYGPLTTGGSVVLCRHTEQAGEGVLDKRVESERVTTIARGTAGR, encoded by the coding sequence ATGAACGCCACCGATCGCACCCCCGCCGACCTGCTGGGTTCCGCGCTCGCCGCGGATCCGGGACGTCCCCTGGTGACCTTCTACGACGACGCCACGGGCGAACGGGTCGAACTGTCCGTGGCCACCTTCGCCAATTGGGTGGCCAAGACCGCCAACCTCCTCCAGGACGAACTGTCCGTCGAGCCCGGCGACCGGGTGGCGCTGCTGCTGCCCGCGCACTGGCAGACCGCGGTGTGGCTGCTGGCGTGTGCGTCGGTGGGCGTCGTCGCGGACGTGTCCGGGGATGCCCGGGCGGCCGATGTCGTGGTGAGCGGGCCGGACCGGCTGGAGGAGGCCCGGGCCTGCTCCGGCGTGCGGATCGCGATGGCGCTGCGCCCGCTCGGCGGACGGTTTCCGCAGGCTCCCGAGGGGTTCACCGACTACGCGGTGGAAGTCCCTGGGCAGGGTGACCGGTTCGTGCCGTACGCCCCCGTGGATCCGGAGGGGCCCGCGCTGATCGTGGCCGGGCGGGAGTTCAGCGGGGCCGAGGTGGTCGAACGGGCCCGGGCCGAGGCGACGGCGCTGGGCCTGACCGGGCCGGGGTCGCGGATCCTGTCGGCGCTGCCGTACGACACGTGGGACGGGCTGAACGCGGGGCTGTACGGGCCCCTGACCACGGGAGGTTCCGTGGTGCTTTGCCGGCATACGGAGCAGGCCGGGGAGGGCGTACTGGACAAGCGGGTGGAGAGCGAGCGGGTCACGACGATCGCCCGCGGCACCGCGGGCCGGTAG
- a CDS encoding LCP family protein → MGNRVGPGAGSSASGRGLVRRRRRRWVRITAFGVTGALVAAGGVGWAVYAKLSGNITPDEAAAAELARYDRERPTSLVKDARNILLIGSDSREGTGNARYGRDSGTERSDTTILLHLSAGRDNATAVSIPRDLMVDLPACRRPDGSRSAPRFAMFNQAFQIGGSACTIRTVEKLTDVRVDHHVVVDFHGFKAMVDAVDGVEVCLRQPIDDRAAKLRLPAGRVTLNGEQALGYVRARKTLGDGSDTERMERQQRFLGALVNKVRSNDVLLNPAKLYPVLDAATSSLTTDPELASLRGLYALVRGLRDIPMEQVQFLTVPRESYAYDANRDQLVEPAARRLFERLRTDTPVVVKDNGPREGSYGDSYPGPFREPAVTVSPPPTFRGNTAAEDTCG, encoded by the coding sequence GTGGGCAACAGGGTCGGTCCGGGCGCGGGGTCGTCCGCCAGCGGGCGGGGACTCGTGCGGCGGCGCCGGCGGCGGTGGGTGCGGATCACGGCGTTCGGGGTCACCGGTGCCCTCGTGGCCGCCGGCGGGGTCGGCTGGGCCGTGTACGCGAAGCTCAGCGGGAACATCACCCCCGACGAGGCGGCCGCCGCCGAGCTCGCCCGCTACGACCGGGAGCGGCCCACCTCCCTGGTCAAGGACGCCCGGAACATCCTGCTGATCGGGTCGGACTCGCGGGAGGGCACCGGCAACGCCCGTTACGGACGGGACTCCGGCACCGAGCGCTCCGACACCACGATCCTGCTGCATCTGTCCGCCGGCCGGGACAACGCCACCGCCGTCTCCATCCCCCGGGACCTGATGGTGGACCTGCCGGCCTGCCGGCGTCCGGACGGGTCCCGCAGCGCGCCCCGGTTCGCCATGTTCAACCAGGCCTTCCAGATCGGCGGCTCGGCCTGCACCATCCGCACCGTGGAGAAGCTGACCGACGTCCGCGTCGACCACCACGTCGTCGTCGACTTCCACGGCTTCAAGGCGATGGTCGACGCGGTCGACGGCGTCGAGGTGTGCCTGCGGCAGCCGATCGACGACCGGGCCGCCAAGCTGCGGCTGCCCGCCGGGCGCGTGACGCTGAACGGCGAGCAGGCCCTCGGCTACGTGCGTGCCCGCAAGACCCTGGGCGACGGCAGCGACACCGAGCGGATGGAGCGCCAGCAGCGATTCCTCGGGGCACTCGTCAACAAGGTGCGCAGTAATGACGTCCTGCTGAATCCGGCGAAGCTCTATCCCGTGCTGGACGCCGCCACCTCGTCCCTCACCACCGACCCGGAACTGGCGAGCTTGCGTGGTTTGTACGCACTCGTGCGCGGCCTGCGCGACATCCCCATGGAACAAGTGCAATTCCTGACCGTCCCCCGGGAATCGTACGCCTACGACGCCAATCGCGACCAACTCGTGGAGCCCGCCGCAAGGCGGCTGTTCGAGCGGCTGCGTACGGACACACCGGTGGTCGTAAAGGACAACGGCCCACGTGAGGGGTCGTACGGGGATTCATATCCGGGCCCCTTTCGCGAGCCCGCCGTCACCGTTTCTCCCCCACCGACGTTTCGGGGGAACACGGCAGCCGAGGACACCTGTGGGTAA
- a CDS encoding LCP family protein has product MDAQGRGRADDVDPADQWVLNPNTGEYELRLAPSTAQSSVPGPRGSGGRGTAGAAGARRTAPARRPAKAPGDETSSPRRRTTAPADTAASRRGRRPVPKKAKGKKVLMWTGGSLAFVLIGASGAAYLYYEHLNNNITSVSDDGAGTGGFSKDRAINILLIGTDKRTGKGNEGYGDKNSAGHADTTLVLHVSKDRTNATVLSIPRDLITDIPDCPTTQEDGSEKVIPGQQRTRFNNSLGQEDRTPSCTMRTITELTGLKMDHFMVADFNAVKTLTSAVGGVDVCLAKDIKDPDSKLDLPKGEHTIEGEEALAFVRTRHSVGFGGDLSRIELQQQFLGSMLRKLKSNDTLTSPSKMVKLAEAGTKALTVDSQISTIKKLADLGAELGKFDTKNLTFATVPVDDNPAEKVKATVVLKEPQAQQLFAMVRDDVSLTDVKQQKKKEKAAEAARLKGTKAPASEVRVRILNGGAVAGSAQETLSWLQVQEGVTKSENAGNAEQPLAKTTLEYGPDQAGQARRLAAIMGLSGSAMKPGKSVTNSQGVPAMTLTLGKDFEGAGVPLTTPAKVPEDVQKATADKVECAK; this is encoded by the coding sequence GTGGACGCGCAAGGCCGTGGGCGGGCGGACGACGTCGATCCCGCAGACCAGTGGGTACTCAACCCGAACACCGGCGAATACGAGCTGCGACTGGCCCCTTCCACAGCGCAGTCGTCCGTACCCGGCCCACGCGGTTCCGGTGGCCGCGGCACGGCCGGTGCGGCAGGTGCCCGCCGGACCGCCCCCGCCCGGCGTCCCGCCAAGGCACCCGGCGATGAGACCTCCTCCCCGCGCAGACGCACCACCGCCCCGGCCGACACGGCCGCGAGCCGGCGCGGGCGCCGCCCGGTGCCGAAGAAGGCGAAGGGCAAGAAGGTCCTGATGTGGACCGGCGGTTCACTGGCCTTCGTACTGATCGGGGCGAGCGGGGCCGCCTACCTCTACTACGAGCACCTCAACAACAACATCACGTCCGTCTCCGACGACGGCGCCGGCACCGGCGGGTTCAGCAAGGACCGCGCGATCAACATCCTGCTGATCGGCACCGACAAGCGCACCGGCAAGGGCAACGAGGGCTACGGCGACAAGAACAGCGCCGGGCACGCGGACACCACGCTGGTGCTGCACGTCTCCAAGGACCGTACGAACGCGACGGTGCTGAGCATCCCGCGCGACCTGATCACCGACATCCCGGACTGTCCGACGACGCAGGAGGACGGCTCGGAGAAGGTCATCCCGGGCCAGCAGCGCACCCGCTTCAACAACAGCCTGGGGCAGGAGGACCGCACCCCGAGCTGCACCATGCGCACGATCACCGAGCTCACCGGGCTGAAGATGGACCACTTCATGGTGGCCGACTTCAACGCAGTCAAGACGCTGACCAGCGCGGTGGGCGGGGTCGACGTCTGTCTGGCCAAGGACATCAAGGACCCCGACTCCAAGCTCGACCTGCCCAAGGGCGAACACACGATCGAGGGCGAGGAGGCGCTGGCCTTCGTCCGTACCCGGCACTCCGTGGGCTTCGGCGGTGACCTGAGCCGGATCGAGCTGCAACAGCAGTTCCTGGGCTCGATGCTGCGCAAGCTGAAGTCCAACGACACCCTCACCAGCCCGTCCAAGATGGTCAAGCTGGCCGAGGCGGGCACCAAGGCGCTGACCGTCGACTCACAGATCAGCACGATCAAGAAGCTGGCCGATCTCGGGGCCGAGCTGGGCAAGTTCGACACCAAGAATCTGACGTTCGCCACGGTGCCGGTCGACGACAACCCCGCGGAGAAGGTCAAGGCCACGGTGGTCCTGAAGGAGCCCCAGGCCCAGCAGCTCTTCGCGATGGTCCGGGACGACGTGTCGCTGACCGACGTGAAGCAGCAGAAGAAGAAGGAGAAGGCCGCCGAGGCCGCCCGGCTGAAGGGCACCAAGGCCCCGGCCTCCGAGGTGCGGGTACGGATCCTCAACGGCGGTGCCGTCGCCGGCAGCGCCCAGGAGACCCTCAGCTGGCTGCAGGTCCAGGAGGGCGTGACCAAGTCCGAGAACGCGGGCAACGCGGAGCAGCCGCTCGCGAAGACCACGCTGGAGTACGGGCCCGACCAGGCCGGCCAGGCCCGCCGGCTCGCCGCCATCATGGGCCTGTCCGGGTCCGCGATGAAGCCGGGCAAGAGCGTGACCAACTCCCAGGGCGTGCCCGCGATGACGCTGACCCTCGGCAAGGACTTCGAGGGTGCGGGCGTACCCCTCACCACTCCGGCGAAGGTTCCGGAGGACGTTCAGAAGGCCACGGCCGACAAGGTCGAGTGCGCGAAGTGA
- a CDS encoding LCP family protein, translated as MDAQGRGRADDIDPADQWVLNPNTGEYELRLGSSAPQSGVPSPRKPRPSEAAPPARSRSEAPGRSRPETPGRAVPPSRRRRGAPEEPLPGRRGRRPAKKAAKGRKVLLWTGGAMAFVLVAGAGAAYFYIEHLNDNIASVSDDGASTGGFSKDKAINILLIGTDKRTGKGNGSYGDAGSVGHADTTILLHVSKDRSNATALSIPRDLIVDVPDCPTTQEDGTQKIIPGTQQVRFNTSLGQDGRTPSCTMRTVTELTGVKPDNFMVADFNAVKTLTSAVGGVEVCVGKDLDDPDSHLKLSKGMHTIEGEQALAFVRTRHAVGFGGDLSRIGLQQQFLSALMRKLKSNDTLTSPSKMLDLAEAGTKALTVDSQLDSIGKLKDLGLELGKLNTENLTFTTTPVIDNPTEKVKATVVLNESTAPQVFDMIKNDVSFTAVKERKKKEAAAVAARLKGTKAPASEVRVRILNGGAVAGSAQETLSWLQNEEGVTKSENAGNAPAPLAKTTLEYAPDQADQARRLADLMGLSGSAMKPGESVTNDQGLPAMTLTLGKDFEGAGVSLTAPAKAPEGVQKSTADKVECAK; from the coding sequence GTGGACGCGCAAGGCCGTGGGCGGGCGGACGACATCGATCCCGCAGATCAGTGGGTGCTCAACCCGAACACCGGTGAATACGAACTGCGACTGGGGAGTTCCGCGCCGCAGTCGGGTGTCCCCTCACCCCGCAAGCCACGGCCCTCCGAGGCGGCCCCGCCGGCCCGCAGCCGTAGCGAGGCGCCCGGCCGGTCGCGGCCCGAGACGCCCGGGCGAGCGGTGCCGCCGTCGCGCAGGCGCCGCGGGGCGCCGGAGGAGCCGCTGCCGGGGCGGCGCGGACGGCGCCCGGCGAAGAAGGCCGCCAAGGGCCGGAAGGTCCTGCTGTGGACCGGCGGCGCGATGGCGTTCGTCCTGGTCGCCGGCGCGGGTGCCGCGTACTTCTACATCGAGCACCTGAACGACAACATCGCGTCGGTCTCCGACGACGGCGCGAGCACCGGTGGCTTCAGCAAGGACAAGGCGATCAACATCCTGCTGATCGGCACCGACAAGCGCACCGGCAAGGGCAACGGCAGCTACGGCGACGCGGGCAGTGTCGGGCACGCCGACACCACGATCCTGCTGCACGTCTCCAAGGACCGTTCGAACGCGACCGCGCTGAGCATCCCGCGCGACCTGATCGTCGACGTGCCGGACTGCCCGACGACACAGGAGGACGGCACGCAGAAGATCATCCCCGGCACGCAGCAGGTCCGCTTCAACACGAGCCTCGGCCAGGACGGCCGTACGCCCAGCTGCACGATGCGGACCGTGACCGAGCTGACCGGGGTCAAGCCGGACAACTTCATGGTCGCGGACTTCAACGCGGTCAAGACGCTGACCAGCGCGGTGGGCGGGGTCGAGGTCTGTGTGGGCAAGGACCTCGACGACCCGGACTCCCACCTGAAGCTGTCCAAGGGCATGCACACCATCGAGGGCGAGCAGGCGCTGGCCTTCGTGCGTACCCGGCACGCCGTCGGTTTCGGCGGTGACCTGAGCCGGATCGGGCTGCAGCAGCAGTTCCTGAGCGCGCTGATGCGCAAGCTGAAGTCCAACGACACCCTCACCAGCCCGTCCAAGATGCTCGACCTGGCCGAGGCGGGCACGAAGGCGCTGACCGTCGATTCGCAGCTGGACAGCATAGGCAAGCTGAAGGACCTCGGCCTGGAGCTGGGCAAGCTCAACACCGAGAACCTGACCTTCACCACCACCCCGGTGATCGACAACCCGACGGAGAAGGTCAAGGCCACGGTCGTGCTCAACGAGTCGACGGCCCCGCAGGTCTTCGACATGATCAAGAACGACGTCTCCTTCACCGCCGTCAAGGAGCGGAAGAAGAAGGAGGCCGCCGCGGTCGCCGCCCGGCTGAAGGGCACCAAGGCCCCGGCCTCCGAGGTGCGGGTGCGGATCCTCAACGGCGGTGCCGTCGCCGGCAGCGCCCAGGAGACCCTCAGCTGGCTGCAGAACGAGGAGGGCGTGACCAAGTCGGAGAACGCCGGCAACGCGCCCGCCCCGCTGGCGAAGACGACCCTGGAGTACGCGCCCGACCAGGCCGACCAGGCCCGCCGCCTCGCGGACCTCATGGGTCTGTCCGGGTCCGCGATGAAGCCCGGCGAGAGCGTGACCAACGACCAGGGGCTGCCCGCGATGACGCTGACCCTGGGCAAGGACTTCGAAGGGGCGGGCGTCTCCCTCACCGCGCCCGCCAAGGCACCGGAGGGGGTGCAGAAGTCCACCGCGGACAAGGTGGAGTGCGCCAAGTGA